The following proteins come from a genomic window of Acanthopagrus latus isolate v.2019 chromosome 5, fAcaLat1.1, whole genome shotgun sequence:
- the elmod3 gene encoding LOW QUALITY PROTEIN: ELMO domain-containing protein 3 (The sequence of the model RefSeq protein was modified relative to this genomic sequence to represent the inferred CDS: inserted 1 base in 1 codon) — protein MTTEAFRGXDQEHPCQPPHSYAMEEDIDVTSHTEGLNGLSRECQPFEEITNGHSNHKPVMNGVIITHNVKDHTNGSAPLRSLPISALKQNGLLQTLATGEDQPKPAEENVELEKAREEWEALENIQPALTEDSNPTPIISFNEALQYFQTTDLGDLLKNIQPTIRRTGLAAITHFLFGPPRLHRELLEERDLVFAIAQCHVDNSQPVHMRVLQTIYKRLIGSRLDCPRFGAHWENIGFQGTDPATDLRGTGFLGLMHTLYFVMDPETLPLARDIYKLSQHPTQNFPFSVMSINMTRIALQVLREEALSKECNRRQQVVGVLNEFYVATYLHLYQLWKTQQKTIADSGFVLKEVELFAKKNPKQMLRRLEVFLKERRAGGIPRGTSPDPQAQQPSPSLGERGARAGTGQGSKGKEMHFTGVCDLPPDMEGEARLI, from the exons GGCTTGAACGGTTTGTCTCGAGAATGTCAACCATTCGAGGAAATCACCAATGGACACTCTAACCATAAGCCT gtCATGAATGGAGTGATAATTACTCATAATGTCAAAGACCACACCAACGGCAGCGCTCCACTCAGATCCCTGCCG ATTTCAGCACTGAAGCAGAATGGTCTTCTGCAGACCCTGGCAACCGGAGAGGATCAGCCAAAGcctgcag aagAAAATGTGGAGTTGGAAAAGGCCAGAGAGGAGTGGGAGGCTCTGGAAAACATCCAACCAG CTCTCACCGAGGACTCAAACCCGACCCCAATCATCTCCTTCAATGAAGCCCTGCAGTACTTCCAGACCACAGACCTTGGGGACTTGCTG AAAAACATCCAGCCAACCATTCGCAGGACAGGTCTGGCCGCCATCACACACTTCCTCTTCGGACCTCCACGGCTGCACAGAGAACTCCTGGAGGAGAGGGATCTGGTCTTTGCCATtgcacagt GCCATGTGGACAATAGCCAACCAGTCCACATGCGTGTCCTCCAGACCATTTATAAGAGGCTGATAGGCAGCAGGCTGGACTGTCCTCGCTTCGGGGCGCACTGGGAAAACATCGGCTTTCAGG GTACAGACCCAGCTACTGACCTACGTGGCACTGGCTTCCTGGGACTGATGCATACTCTGTACTTTGTGATGGACCCAGAGACTCTGCCGTTGGCTAGAGACATCTACAAGTTGTCACAACACCCTACACAG AACTTTCCATTCAGTGTGATGTCAATCAACATGACCCGCATTGCTCTGCAAGTACTCAGAGAGGAAGCCTTGTCCAA GGAGTGCAATCGTCGTCAGCAAGTGGTTGGTGTGCTGAATGAGTTTTACGTTGCCACGTATCTGCACCTGTACCAACTGTGGAAGACCCAACAGAAGACCATTGCTGACTCTGGCTTTGTACTAAAAG AAGTGGAGCTGTTTGCCAAAAAGAACCCCAAGCAGATGCTGCGCCGACTAGAGGTCTTCCTGAAAGAGAGGCGGGCAGGTGGAATCCCCCGTGGGACGTCGCCAGACCCTCAGGCCCAACAGCCGTCTCCTAGCCTGGGGGAACGAGGGGCCAGAGCTGGGACCGGACAGGGAAGCAAAGGAAAGGAGATGCACTTCACAGGAGTGTGTGATCTACCGCCAGATATGGAGGGAGAGGCCAGACTCATCTAA